From Amycolatopsis sp. YIM 10, the proteins below share one genomic window:
- a CDS encoding glycoside hydrolase family 65 protein encodes MDVEQLQRTESTFALSNGHIGLRGSLEEGEPRGLPGTYLNGFYESYQLPYAEAGYGYPEDGQTVVNVTDGKIIRLLVEDEPLDMRYGQATAHERVLDFRAGTLRRTTEWSSPTGRRVRVRTERLVSFTQRAVVAIRYEVEPLDGEIQLVVQSDLLANEPIESDTGDPRVAAALQSPLVGEFAMAEDTRAVLVHRTRESGLRMAAAMDHRLETGDGLRTRIQAEEDLARLTAAVDVPEGEKLTLIKYLGYGWSAQRSAPALRAQVEAALDGALQTGWEGLLDEQRRFLDEFWESADVQIDGDPELQQAVRFALFHVLQAGARGESRAIPGKGLTGPGYDGHAFWDTESFVLQVLTYTMPEAARDALRWRHSTLDKARERATQLGLRGAAFPWRSINGAECSAYWPAGTAAFHVSADISDAVARYLAATGDEEFDRGFGTEILLETARLWISLGHHGRHGGFRIDGVTGPDEYSAIADNNVYTNLMAQRNLREAALACERHPDVAEGFGVDAEEIAEWRRAADEMVIPYDDLLEVHPQAERFTQHVDWDFEGTPAERYPLLLNYPYFDLYRKQVVKQADLVLAMHLRGDAFTPEQKARNFAYYEARTVRDSSLSAGTQAVLAAEVGHLDLAYDYLAEAAFTDLHDVHNNVRNGLHMASLAGAWLATVAGLGGMRDHDGSLSFAPRLPRGLDRVAFRLIFRGSHFSVEITGAEAGYRLISGEHLDIRHHGEKVTVTDTATTLPIPAAPDLPAPAQPPGRAPARRRPSAPS; translated from the coding sequence ATGGACGTCGAACAGTTGCAGCGCACGGAATCGACCTTCGCGTTGTCCAACGGGCACATCGGGTTGCGCGGTTCGCTCGAGGAAGGTGAGCCGCGCGGACTGCCCGGCACCTATCTGAACGGGTTCTACGAGTCCTACCAGCTGCCCTACGCCGAAGCGGGCTACGGCTACCCCGAAGACGGGCAGACCGTGGTGAACGTGACCGACGGCAAGATCATCCGGCTGCTGGTCGAGGACGAGCCGCTGGACATGCGCTACGGCCAGGCCACCGCGCACGAGCGCGTGCTCGACTTCCGCGCCGGGACGCTGCGCCGCACCACCGAATGGTCGTCGCCGACCGGGCGCCGGGTCCGTGTGCGCACCGAGCGGCTGGTTTCGTTCACCCAGCGCGCGGTGGTGGCGATCCGGTACGAAGTGGAGCCGCTGGACGGCGAGATCCAGCTCGTGGTGCAGTCCGACCTGCTGGCCAACGAGCCCATCGAGTCGGACACCGGCGACCCTCGGGTGGCCGCGGCACTGCAGTCGCCGCTGGTCGGCGAGTTCGCCATGGCCGAGGACACCCGCGCGGTGCTGGTGCACCGCACCCGCGAGTCGGGGCTGCGCATGGCCGCGGCGATGGACCACCGGCTGGAGACCGGCGACGGCCTGCGCACGCGCATCCAGGCCGAGGAGGACCTGGCCAGGCTGACCGCCGCGGTCGACGTGCCCGAGGGCGAGAAGCTCACGCTGATCAAGTACCTCGGTTACGGCTGGTCGGCGCAGCGGTCGGCGCCGGCGCTGCGCGCGCAGGTGGAGGCCGCGCTCGACGGCGCGCTGCAAACCGGCTGGGAAGGCCTGCTCGATGAGCAGCGCCGGTTCCTCGACGAGTTCTGGGAGTCCGCCGATGTCCAGATCGACGGCGATCCCGAACTCCAGCAGGCGGTGCGGTTCGCGTTGTTCCACGTGCTCCAGGCCGGGGCCCGCGGCGAGAGCCGGGCCATTCCCGGCAAGGGGCTGACCGGGCCCGGTTACGACGGGCACGCCTTCTGGGACACCGAATCCTTCGTGCTGCAGGTGCTCACCTACACCATGCCGGAGGCCGCGCGCGACGCGCTGCGCTGGCGTCATTCCACTTTGGACAAAGCACGCGAGCGGGCGACCCAGCTCGGGCTGCGCGGCGCGGCCTTCCCGTGGCGCTCGATCAACGGCGCGGAGTGCTCGGCGTACTGGCCGGCAGGCACCGCCGCGTTCCACGTCAGCGCCGACATCTCCGACGCGGTCGCCCGGTATCTGGCGGCCACCGGCGACGAGGAGTTCGACCGGGGCTTCGGCACCGAGATCCTGCTCGAAACCGCCCGGCTGTGGATCTCGCTCGGGCACCACGGCAGGCACGGCGGCTTCCGGATCGACGGGGTCACCGGCCCCGACGAGTACTCGGCGATCGCGGACAACAACGTCTACACGAACCTGATGGCGCAGCGGAACCTGCGTGAGGCGGCGCTGGCCTGCGAGCGGCACCCCGACGTGGCCGAGGGGTTCGGCGTGGACGCCGAGGAGATCGCCGAGTGGCGCCGGGCCGCCGACGAGATGGTCATCCCCTACGACGACCTGCTCGAAGTGCACCCGCAGGCCGAGCGCTTCACCCAGCACGTGGACTGGGACTTCGAGGGCACCCCGGCCGAGCGCTACCCGCTGCTGCTGAACTACCCCTACTTCGACCTGTACCGCAAGCAGGTGGTCAAGCAGGCCGACCTGGTGCTGGCCATGCACCTGCGCGGCGACGCGTTCACCCCGGAACAGAAGGCCCGCAACTTCGCCTACTACGAGGCGAGGACCGTGCGGGACTCCTCGCTCTCGGCGGGCACGCAGGCGGTGCTGGCGGCCGAGGTCGGCCATCTCGACCTGGCCTACGACTACCTCGCCGAAGCCGCCTTCACCGATCTGCACGACGTGCACAACAACGTGCGCAACGGGCTGCACATGGCTTCACTGGCCGGGGCGTGGCTGGCCACCGTGGCCGGGCTCGGCGGCATGCGCGACCACGACGGCAGCCTGTCGTTCGCGCCGCGCCTGCCGCGCGGCCTGGACCGGGTGGCGTTCCGCCTGATCTTCCGCGGCAGCCACTTCTCCGTCGAGATCACCGGCGCCGAAGCCGGCTACCGGCTGATCTCGGGGGAACACCTGGACATCCGCCACCACGGCGAAAAGGTCACCGTGACCGACACGGCGACCACGCTGCCCATCCCGGCCGCGCCCGACCTGCCCGCACCCGCCCAGCCGCCGGGCCGGGCCCCGGCCCGGCGGCGGCCCTCGGCGCCGTCCTAG
- a CDS encoding HAD family phosphatase yields the protein MLGLPEEITACLFDLDGVLTGTAELHKQAWKQTFDEFLRARDGEGFRPFTDRDYADHVDGRPRFDGVREFLTSRGITLPEGGPDDPPDRATVHGVGNRKNDLVLAIIDERGVSPYPGSVRYLEAARDAGLQIGVVTSSANGAKVLEGGDLTKFVQARIDGVEIVKRKLRGKPAPDSFLAGARALDTEPAATAVFEDAIAGVRAGKAGAFGYVVGVNRADQADQLRAAGADVVVDDLAELLEG from the coding sequence ATGCTTGGTTTGCCCGAGGAGATCACCGCCTGCCTGTTCGATCTCGACGGAGTGCTCACCGGCACCGCCGAGCTGCACAAGCAGGCGTGGAAGCAGACCTTCGACGAATTCCTGCGCGCCCGCGACGGGGAGGGCTTCCGCCCGTTCACCGATCGCGACTACGCCGACCACGTGGACGGGCGGCCGCGCTTCGACGGCGTCCGCGAATTCCTCACCTCACGAGGGATCACCCTGCCCGAAGGCGGCCCGGACGACCCGCCGGACCGCGCGACCGTGCACGGGGTGGGAAACCGCAAGAACGACCTAGTGCTGGCGATCATCGACGAACGTGGCGTGAGCCCGTACCCCGGTTCGGTGCGCTACCTCGAAGCGGCCCGCGACGCCGGGTTGCAGATCGGCGTGGTCACCTCGTCGGCGAACGGGGCGAAGGTGCTCGAAGGCGGTGACCTGACCAAGTTCGTGCAGGCCCGCATCGACGGCGTGGAGATCGTCAAGCGGAAGCTGCGCGGCAAGCCCGCCCCCGACTCGTTCCTGGCCGGGGCCCGCGCGCTGGATACCGAACCGGCCGCGACAGCGGTCTTCGAGGACGCCATCGCCGGGGTGCGGGCGGGCAAGGCGGGTGCGTTCGGGTACGTGGTGGGCGTGAACCGGGCCGATCAAGCCGACCAGCTGCGCGCCGCCGGCGCCGACGTGGTGGTCGACGACCTGGCCGAGCTACTGGAGGGCTGA
- a CDS encoding metalloregulator ArsR/SmtB family transcription factor, translating into MPSEPIDPDRVDRAVAGLGDRATVREWAERFAILADPSRLTLLVCIHYAEEICVSDLASAAGMSDTAVSQALRLLRVHGLVTGRRSGRVVRYRLADATVHDLIHHVRPHPGTGPHHHHEG; encoded by the coding sequence GTGCCGAGCGAACCGATCGACCCCGACCGGGTCGATCGCGCCGTCGCCGGGCTGGGCGATCGCGCCACCGTCCGGGAGTGGGCCGAGCGGTTCGCCATCCTGGCCGATCCCTCACGCCTGACCCTGCTGGTGTGCATCCACTACGCCGAGGAGATCTGCGTGTCCGACCTGGCCTCGGCGGCCGGGATGAGCGACACCGCCGTCTCCCAGGCGCTGCGGCTGCTCCGGGTGCACGGCCTGGTCACCGGCCGCCGCAGCGGCCGGGTGGTGCGCTACCGGCTGGCCGACGCCACCGTGCACGACCTGATCCACCACGTCCGCCCGCACCCCGGCACCGGTCCGCACCACCACCACGAGGGCTGA
- a CDS encoding M14 family zinc carboxypeptidase, with protein MGNSPERRRLRRGVTAGALAVALAGGLASATTATAADNVVRADKAVNRSCFAALLPGGAPGADRREVTSSVDGLVQARLSPSRGSEGDWDLAVFDKASGKVVAASAGLRTRELAESFVKKGQQLVVQACRYGGPARNAVLGVDFLALTPQGTTPQKAELVRVHTPSKKDKDRLMELGLDVTEKADATGVEVVLADDEDRGTLAASGLRSTVVIGDLSAKSVQNAKTDAEFAAKAPPSVLPSGRTAYRHLYDYEFEVKELARNNPNLVRAFNLPEATIEGRDVVAAEVATNVTNPADGKPVNFTMGVHHAREWPAGEHAMEWLHELVKGYRTNNAEVKNLVGRTRNIVVPIVNPDGFSISREAEPRGDFTLFDYEMKRKNCNAADSPPQYATGVCKANPAGRLRGTDPNRNYAGFWGGPGAATAWSDDTFRGSGPFSEPETRNIRSIVSSRQVTNLITLHTYSNLVLRVPGVADVRPPLDEPAYEALGAKMASRNGYTNQPSWALYDTTGSTEDWSYWATGGWGFTFEIGPNEFHPPFADGVIAEYAGIAPAAGAGKGGNRQAFIDMLANAADPAAHSTLIGSAPKGYELKLHKTFQTPTSPVENPDGSTGAPIYVTDKLDSKLTTTGGRFAWSVNPSTRPYVAGRYGRDPQGPAQTGFTLANPPGVPAENQDYPNDDVNVESVPFHVDGLPAVDNGKLTVAMDWTSTATDWDVYVFDSTGKLVTQSANGNTRSERAVMFDPPAGDYLAVFVNYDQVDPATPDDWTGRVEFASPLPTTYGPKEAYTLTCTSPRGKIVGLTDVFADRGQTVDVGEVCTRSARATKERNGG; from the coding sequence GTGGGCAATTCACCGGAACGAAGAAGACTCCGGCGCGGGGTCACCGCGGGCGCGCTGGCCGTCGCGCTCGCGGGCGGGCTGGCTTCGGCCACCACCGCGACCGCCGCGGACAACGTGGTCCGGGCGGACAAAGCGGTCAACCGGTCGTGTTTCGCCGCCCTGCTGCCCGGTGGCGCGCCCGGCGCGGACCGCCGCGAGGTGACCTCCTCGGTGGACGGCCTGGTCCAGGCGCGGCTGTCGCCGTCCCGCGGCAGCGAAGGCGACTGGGACCTCGCCGTGTTCGACAAGGCTTCCGGCAAGGTGGTCGCCGCGTCCGCCGGACTGCGCACCCGTGAACTCGCCGAGAGCTTCGTGAAGAAGGGCCAGCAGCTCGTCGTGCAGGCCTGCCGCTACGGCGGCCCGGCCCGCAACGCCGTGCTCGGCGTGGACTTCCTCGCGCTGACCCCGCAGGGCACCACCCCGCAGAAGGCCGAACTGGTCCGCGTGCACACTCCGTCCAAAAAGGACAAAGACCGGCTGATGGAGCTCGGTCTCGACGTGACCGAGAAGGCCGACGCCACCGGGGTCGAGGTCGTGCTGGCCGACGACGAGGACCGCGGCACGCTGGCCGCCAGCGGACTGCGGTCCACTGTGGTCATCGGCGACCTGTCGGCGAAGTCGGTGCAGAACGCCAAGACCGACGCCGAGTTCGCGGCGAAGGCGCCGCCGAGCGTGCTGCCCTCCGGCCGCACCGCCTACCGCCACCTCTACGACTACGAGTTCGAGGTCAAGGAGCTGGCGCGGAACAACCCGAACCTGGTGCGCGCGTTCAACCTGCCCGAGGCCACCATCGAAGGCCGCGACGTGGTCGCCGCCGAGGTCGCCACGAACGTCACCAACCCGGCCGACGGCAAGCCGGTGAACTTCACCATGGGCGTGCACCACGCCCGCGAGTGGCCGGCCGGTGAGCACGCCATGGAATGGCTGCACGAGCTGGTCAAGGGCTACCGGACGAACAACGCCGAGGTGAAGAACCTGGTCGGCCGCACCCGCAACATCGTGGTGCCGATCGTCAACCCCGACGGCTTCTCCATCTCCCGCGAAGCCGAGCCGCGCGGTGACTTCACCCTGTTCGACTACGAGATGAAGCGGAAGAACTGCAACGCCGCCGACTCGCCGCCGCAGTACGCCACCGGCGTGTGCAAGGCGAACCCGGCGGGCAGGCTGCGCGGCACCGACCCGAACCGCAACTACGCCGGGTTCTGGGGTGGCCCCGGTGCCGCCACGGCGTGGAGCGACGACACCTTCCGGGGTTCCGGCCCGTTCTCCGAGCCGGAGACGCGCAACATCCGCTCGATCGTCTCCTCGCGCCAGGTGACCAACCTGATCACCCTGCACACCTACTCGAACCTGGTGCTGCGGGTGCCCGGCGTGGCCGACGTGCGGCCGCCGCTGGACGAGCCGGCCTACGAAGCTCTCGGCGCGAAGATGGCCTCCCGCAACGGTTACACCAACCAGCCGTCGTGGGCGCTCTACGACACCACCGGGTCCACGGAGGACTGGTCATACTGGGCCACCGGTGGCTGGGGCTTCACCTTCGAGATCGGCCCGAACGAGTTCCACCCGCCGTTCGCCGACGGCGTGATCGCCGAGTACGCCGGGATCGCCCCGGCCGCCGGTGCCGGCAAGGGCGGCAACCGGCAGGCGTTCATCGACATGCTGGCCAACGCGGCCGACCCGGCGGCGCACTCCACGCTGATCGGCTCGGCGCCCAAGGGGTACGAACTCAAGCTGCACAAGACCTTCCAGACGCCGACCTCACCGGTGGAGAACCCGGACGGCTCGACCGGCGCGCCGATCTACGTGACCGACAAGCTGGATTCGAAGCTGACCACCACCGGCGGCCGGTTCGCCTGGTCGGTCAACCCCTCGACGCGGCCGTACGTGGCGGGCCGGTACGGGCGTGACCCGCAGGGCCCGGCGCAGACCGGGTTCACGCTGGCCAACCCGCCCGGGGTGCCCGCGGAGAACCAGGACTACCCGAACGACGACGTCAACGTGGAAAGCGTGCCGTTCCACGTGGACGGGCTGCCCGCGGTGGACAACGGCAAGCTGACCGTGGCGATGGACTGGACCAGCACGGCCACCGACTGGGACGTCTACGTGTTCGACTCGACCGGGAAGCTGGTCACCCAGTCGGCGAACGGCAACACGCGCTCCGAGCGCGCGGTGATGTTCGACCCGCCCGCCGGTGACTACCTGGCCGTTTTTGTCAACTACGACCAGGTCGACCCGGCGACGCCGGACGACTGGACCGGCCGCGTCGAGTTCGCCTCGCCGCTGCCGACCACCTACGGGCCCAAGGAGGCGTACACGCTCACCTGCACCTCGCCGCGCGGCAAGATCGTCGGGCTGACCGACGTGTTCGCCGATCGCGGGCAGACGGTGGACGTGGGCGAGGTCTGCACCCGCTCGGCCCGCGCCACCAAGGAACGCAACGGCGGCTGA